In Ostrea edulis chromosome 4, xbOstEdul1.1, whole genome shotgun sequence, a single window of DNA contains:
- the LOC125670944 gene encoding short-chain dehydrogenase/reductase family 42E member 1-like isoform X2, with amino-acid sequence MADRVHVITGGGGYPGFHLGKKLAETGKTVILVDIIKPRWPLHENMSFIKCNIAQGYEAEAALQGADCVYHMASYGMSGREQLNTKVIEAVNVGGTQNVIKACLKHKIQRLVYTSTYNVIFGGQEICDGNESLCYLPLDKHPDHYSRTKSIAEQKVLAANDPGKLHTCALRLAGVYGVGELRHIPRTVNTVQSGAMQALFGKDSLQDFLHINNLVQAHILAGQALMESKKYVAAGQAYFVSDGAPINTFEFFRPLLDGLGYPLPKIYVPVALVYAVGVQIWCHSLLQHQESYQGFRIQANGTE; translated from the exons ATGGCAGACAGAGTGCATGTAATCACAGGAGGTGGGGGTTATCCGGGATTCCACCTCGGGAAGAAACTAGCTGAAACTGGAAAGACTGTTATTCTAGTGGACATCATAAAACCAAGGTGGCCACTGCATGAAAACATGTCATTTATTAAG TGCAACATTGCTCAAGGTTATGAAGCAGAGGCAGCATTACAAGGAGCAGACTGTGTGTATCATATGGCATCTTATGGAATGTCTGGAAGGGAACAA CTGAACACAAAGGTGATTGAAGCAGTAAATGTAGGAGGAACACAAAATGTCATCAAAG CTTGTTTGAAGCACAAGATTCAGAGACTTGTCTACACCAGTACATACAATGTCATTTTTGGAGGCCAGGAAATTTGTGATGGGAATGAGTCTCTATGCTATCTGCCTTTGGATAAA CATCCTGACCACTATTCACGTACCAAAAGTATCGCAGAACAGAAAGTATTAGCTGCCAATGACCCTGGTAAACTCCACACCTGTGCCCTCAGATTGGCTGGGGTATATGGTGTGGGGGAACTCCGTCATATACCCAGGACTGTG AACACAGTACAGTCAGGAGCCATGCAGGCCCTGTTTGGAAAAGACTCTTTACAAGATTTTCTCCACATCAACAACTTGGTCCAGGCTCACATTCTAGCAGGACAGGCATTAATGGAGTCAAAGAAATATGTGGCC GCTGGTCAAGCATACTTTGTATCAGATGGTGCTCCAATCAACACATTTGAATTTTTCAGGCCACTG ctgGATGGATTGGGCTACCCACTACCAAAGATTTATGTACCTGTCGCTTTAGTCTATGCTGTAG